The genomic segment TGGTTTAATGATTTTATTGACAGAAGTATTTAAACTGCATTTTACCTTTTCTATTCTAATCTCCGGAACTGTTGGCGCCATTATGAATTTCAGCATTAATAGATTTTGGGTATTTAAAAATCAATGTGATTATAGCAGCCGCATCAATAGTCAGCTTTTTAAATTTGCGATGGTTGTATTGGGAAGCATTTCTTTAAAATCATTTGGTACGTTTATTTTGCATAATCTATTTCAAATCGATTATAGAATTGGAAGACTAATCACGGATAGTTTTGTTTCTTATGGATTTAATTATCCACTGATTAAATACTGGGTTTTTAGAATAAACAAAAAACAGAACATAGTCGAATCAAATTAATCCGTTGTGTACAATTTTTTTTAAACACATAGAAACATAGTTTTTAGATGTGTAAAAAGAATAAAAAAAGAAACTAGTTTCTTAACACATAGCTGGCTATGTTTATTTTAAACAAGTGAAACGCCTTTTTGAGCGCACAAAATCTATGTTTCTAGCCTGCACTGAGCGGAGTCGAAGTGTGTTAAAAAATCCACCCAATACATTATAAATATTTCATTTATGAACAAATTATCATTTAAATATTTTACAAAATTACTAATCGTTATAACGATTTTAGTAAATATAATATCCGGAAAGCTATTGGCACAATCCAAAAATCCATCTCCATTAAATTTTCCAACGCCTAAAAATGTAGATAATATGCTATTTTACGTTCAGCGCGACCCAAATATAAATACTGCTATTTATGCCATAAACTATCAGGAAAATGGGAAAATAGACAAAAGTAATCCTATAAAATCATATTGGATTCGATATGCTGAGAAAGGTGAAAAAAAAGATTTTAATTATATACAGCGCAAATTTGCTTACGGAATAGAAAGTAAAACCTTAAATAATGAGGAGTTTGAGCTTCAATTTGTATCGTATAAAAAATTATCCTTATTCTTAAAAAAGGTAGATTCAGATCAAAAATATCATGTTTTTGTAAATGTAAATCAGAAAAAAATACAGGTAGAAAAAATATTTGTACGTATTGAAGGCGGTTCTTTTTGGCTGCCAAATGTAAAGTATGTAGAAGTTACCGGAATTGATGCTTCTTCTAATAAAACAATTACAGAAAGGATGTTATTAAAATAAGCTTTTTTAGAACAGCTGCCTGATCAGCTATATTTTTTTGAGATTTGTATTTCCTGTAAGGTTATCTTAAAAATGGTTTCAAATTATAAGATGAAACATGTTTGTAAATATTTGTTCACTAGTTGGTTGTAAATTTAACTGACCAATACATGAGCAAATTATGGAAACAATTTTAATTTTAAAAAAGTCTTTTTTCTGTTTTCAAAAACTGACAAGAAGAAAAACAGCTGCATTAATTTTATTAGTTACGACCTCTAATTTTTGTTTTTCGCAGGAAACAAATAAAACCGAAACTCCAAAAGTTGCTCAAAATGTTTCTTGGTGATTCCAAAGAATCCAAGTCTTCAAAAAACACTAAAACGAAATAGGTAATTTTAATTTTAACAGCTGTTTTGAATCATTAATCTAAGTAAATATTTAAATTTTCAAAAGATGTCTTTACCTGATAAATTATATAATATGAAATTTGCAGAATATTTTGATTCGATGCGCAGGATGTATCTGCAGGATGAAAAATTCAAAGAGATTTGTGATAATTACTGCAGTAATGTTGCTGATATGGAGATGTACAGGAAAAAAAAGGAAAAGAATTTTTTTAAAGAACACGAATGTGAAAACTTATCAAAAGAGCTCGAAGAAGAAATACTTTTTTATTTGGTCCGTAAAAGTTAATCTTATGAGGCACATTCTATTCTAGATTGTTAAAAAAATTAATTTAAAAAAAAATCCCATTTCGTTAGAAATGGGATTTTTTTTTGCTTCTTACTGAACAAGAAAGGCTTCAGAATTATTTATTATAATCACTATTGGCCAGAATCTTCATTATCTTGAGAATCCGGATTGTCCTGAGTCTTTTGTTTTGGTTCATCCCAGTCTCCCCAGTCTCCTTTATAAATTTTTACGCATACTAATTCCTTATTATCTCCTTCATAAATCTTTGTACAGCAATATTTTGCATTTTGATTTTCTTTTACATTTTCCATAATTTCTTAGTGTTGTGATTTTAATTAAAT from the Flavobacterium sp. genome contains:
- a CDS encoding DUF4833 domain-containing protein, yielding MNKLSFKYFTKLLIVITILVNIISGKLLAQSKNPSPLNFPTPKNVDNMLFYVQRDPNINTAIYAINYQENGKIDKSNPIKSYWIRYAEKGEKKDFNYIQRKFAYGIESKTLNNEEFELQFVSYKKLSLFLKKVDSDQKYHVFVNVNQKKIQVEKIFVRIEGGSFWLPNVKYVEVTGIDASSNKTITERMLLK
- a CDS encoding GtrA family protein; the protein is MFSKKSIFTFLQAQVAAFLGGITDYGLMILLTEVFKLHFTFSILISGTVGAIMNFSINRFWVFKNQCDYSSRINSQLFKFAMVVLGSISLKSFGTFILHNLFQIDYRIGRLITDSFVSYGFNYPLIKYWVFRINKKQNIVESN